CCGCAGGGCACCAGCAATGTGCTGGCACGTGAACTGCGTTTGCCGCTGCGCATGGAAGCCGCGGCGCGCATCCTGGCTGGTGAGTACGCCGTGCGCAAGATCGATGTGCTGCGCGCCGGGGAGCGCGTGTGCGTGCTGGGGGTCAGTGTCGGGCTTAGCGCTCTGGCGATGAAGGATACCGGGCGCAAGCAAAAGCGCGCCCTAGGCCCGTGGGCCTACTGGCTCACCTTTGCCCGTCACTTTTTCAGTTTACGCTCACACCTGTTCACGGTGGAGTTAGACGGCTACGCCACGCAACTACATTCCACCGATGTGCTGGCGATGAACGTCGGCACGATCGCGTTTCGTGCCATCCGTTGGGGGCCAGACGTCAAGCCAGATGACGGCTGGCTGGATTTTTGCTTTCTGTGGGCCCGCAACGGGTTGGAATATGCGCTCACCATCCTCAGCTTTGCGGTGCGCCGCTACATTCGCAACGAACGCGTAAACGTGGTGCCGCTGGCGCACAGCCTGCGCATTGTGAGCCCGGCGGGCTTATTGGTGCAAGGGGATGGCGATGTGATCGGCGTAACCCCGATCACGATCACGCTGGAGAAGCAGGCGCTGGCCGTTGCCGTGCCTGCGCGTGGCGCTTAGCTCGCCCGGCGCTGGCGCACGGCTTCAAACAGCAGCAGGCTGCCTGCGGTGGCCGCATTCAACGATTCGATCTGGCCGGGCATGCGGATTTGGATCGCCTCCGCCCCCAGGCTGCGGGCTTCGTCG
The DNA window shown above is from Anaerolineales bacterium and carries:
- a CDS encoding NAD(+)/NADH kinase; translated protein: MAAPSAPLADIVVVYNPQSSAANLARLRQVIAAAFGARPVDFCECSPQADMPARLAPWLAAGVRLVIAAGGDGTISDVAEALAGHAVVLGILPQGTSNVLARELRLPLRMEAAARILAGEYAVRKIDVLRAGERVCVLGVSVGLSALAMKDTGRKQKRALGPWAYWLTFARHFFSLRSHLFTVELDGYATQLHSTDVLAMNVGTIAFRAIRWGPDVKPDDGWLDFCFLWARNGLEYALTILSFAVRRYIRNERVNVVPLAHSLRIVSPAGLLVQGDGDVIGVTPITITLEKQALAVAVPARGA